The following proteins are co-located in the Haloarcula marismortui ATCC 43049 genome:
- a CDS encoding DUF371 domain-containing protein: MTLEEVVRAQGHENVSGEHASTLEVTSDDFLTPAGDCILAIEADRVPADFDSEFVTACQDADATITATIEAGEQTVTVTGTGHPDLSFENDRSHVLRTSDYVDDRTVMVNADTAAGDVDRDLVEALADGHDATLTLSVEPSGD, encoded by the coding sequence ATGACACTCGAGGAAGTGGTCCGTGCACAGGGCCACGAGAACGTCTCCGGCGAGCACGCCAGCACGCTGGAAGTGACGAGCGACGACTTTCTAACCCCTGCAGGTGACTGCATCCTCGCTATCGAGGCCGACCGTGTTCCTGCCGACTTCGACAGCGAGTTCGTAACGGCCTGCCAAGACGCCGACGCGACGATTACAGCGACTATCGAAGCCGGCGAGCAGACCGTTACTGTGACCGGAACCGGCCATCCCGACCTCTCCTTCGAGAACGACCGGAGCCACGTCCTGCGGACGAGCGACTACGTCGATGACCGGACCGTGATGGTGAACGCCGACACGGCAGCCGGCGACGTGGACCGGGACCTCGTCGAAGCGCTCGCTGACGGCCACGATGCGACGCTGACGCTTTCTGTCGAACCCAGCGGCGACTGA
- a CDS encoding hydrolase — translation MSLEWRGAAVAPDDEMPSPEAWEPVSVPSRPGQFAGAEAVAYETTFSDPRDESDAHTLLVLSGIYAHTRVWCNGELLTSHDAYFEPLRVRLPESEEYRIVVECRAPEDRFGGLHATDQLPSERCVPGIWWDATLETRPDPCVSELSVQPQLSEADVTDASVDVSATILTEEPLDDRITLSLRPEGDVRGGGMMDRARVSTDEETATVTYTMDVRDPSLWWPHDRGEQSRYVLRAKLGDDEHSVTTGLRTVSYDGGLRVNGESVPVRGVTLRDPTVEDVARAVDANANLVRVRAQGTSPEVACACDDHGVLLWQDLPLSGPGSFDTERGTALAARLTATYAQHPSFAAVGVHDEPVSPYADGLGSGFLDRLRFRWRAWRAGYDSADAESVASAVDSVPTFPVVGPPGIDPDATTLYPGWRYGDAADLPWLYSRFNVSDAVAGFGAGALGTPGSGDSPGFDSACHDRHVDGGVEASQAYQAGVVREVAESLRRRNAPLVVVDSLRDVGDAGMGLLTADGTEKAAFSVLADSYEPTQVILSDAAPGEQDIVVLHDRPEKADLTVEWDCNGDREQAEHTVGPFARVTVDTLTLSAGDDVTLAATDGQTVVKNEYRIIE, via the coding sequence ATGTCGCTGGAGTGGCGCGGCGCGGCGGTTGCGCCGGACGACGAGATGCCGTCCCCGGAGGCGTGGGAACCAGTATCGGTTCCCAGCCGGCCCGGACAGTTCGCCGGTGCCGAGGCCGTGGCCTACGAAACGACGTTCTCGGACCCACGGGACGAGAGCGACGCACACACCCTGCTTGTACTGAGTGGAATCTACGCGCACACACGCGTGTGGTGCAACGGTGAGTTGCTCACCAGCCACGACGCCTACTTCGAACCGCTCCGGGTCCGACTCCCCGAGAGCGAAGAGTACCGGATCGTCGTGGAGTGTCGCGCACCCGAGGACCGCTTCGGCGGGTTGCACGCGACTGACCAGCTTCCGTCGGAGCGCTGTGTCCCGGGCATCTGGTGGGACGCGACCCTCGAAACCCGACCGGACCCGTGTGTGAGCGAACTCTCGGTCCAGCCACAGCTATCCGAAGCAGACGTAACCGACGCGTCGGTGGACGTGTCAGCGACCATCCTGACTGAAGAGCCACTCGACGACCGGATTACGCTCTCGCTTCGGCCGGAGGGCGACGTTCGCGGGGGCGGGATGATGGACCGAGCCCGCGTCTCGACCGACGAGGAGACGGCGACAGTGACCTACACAATGGACGTGCGCGACCCGTCGCTGTGGTGGCCCCACGACCGCGGCGAGCAGTCCCGTTACGTTCTCAGGGCGAAGCTCGGGGACGACGAGCACTCAGTGACGACGGGACTGCGGACGGTTTCGTACGACGGTGGCCTGCGGGTCAACGGCGAAAGCGTGCCGGTTCGCGGTGTGACGCTGCGCGATCCGACCGTCGAGGATGTCGCACGGGCCGTTGACGCTAACGCGAATCTCGTCCGGGTTCGAGCACAGGGAACGTCGCCAGAAGTGGCTTGCGCCTGTGACGACCACGGCGTCCTGCTCTGGCAGGACCTTCCCCTGTCGGGCCCCGGTTCGTTCGACACCGAACGAGGAACTGCCCTTGCAGCGCGGCTCACTGCGACCTACGCACAGCATCCCAGTTTCGCGGCGGTCGGTGTTCACGACGAGCCAGTGTCGCCGTATGCTGACGGACTGGGCTCTGGGTTCCTCGACAGGCTTCGGTTCCGGTGGCGTGCCTGGCGAGCCGGCTACGACAGCGCGGACGCCGAATCGGTGGCGTCGGCTGTTGACTCCGTCCCAACGTTCCCGGTAGTCGGCCCGCCCGGAATCGACCCCGACGCGACCACGCTGTACCCAGGGTGGCGGTACGGCGACGCAGCCGACCTCCCGTGGCTCTATTCCAGATTCAACGTCAGCGATGCCGTTGCCGGCTTTGGCGCCGGTGCGCTGGGAACGCCGGGCTCAGGCGATAGTCCTGGGTTCGATAGTGCCTGCCACGACCGCCACGTCGACGGCGGAGTCGAAGCATCGCAGGCGTATCAGGCTGGTGTCGTCCGCGAGGTTGCCGAGTCGCTCCGGCGACGCAACGCGCCGCTCGTTGTCGTTGACAGCCTTCGAGATGTCGGTGATGCGGGCATGGGCCTGCTCACCGCTGATGGGACCGAAAAGGCGGCGTTCAGTGTTCTTGCCGACAGCTACGAGCCCACACAGGTGATACTCTCGGATGCAGCGCCCGGCGAGCAAGATATTGTTGTCCTCCACGACCGTCCAGAAAAAGCGGACCTCACTGTGGAGTGGGACTGCAACGGGGACCGCGAACAGGCCGAACACACTGTCGGCCCATTTGCCCGCGTCACCGTCGACACACTCACCCTTTCAGCCGGTGACGATGTGACGCTTGCAGCCACCGACGGCCAGACTGTCGTCAAGAATGAGTACCGTATTATCGAGTAA